A DNA window from Brassica napus cultivar Da-Ae chromosome A4, Da-Ae, whole genome shotgun sequence contains the following coding sequences:
- the LOC106450321 gene encoding MATH domain and coiled-coil domain-containing protein At2g42480 has product MWNQKPSFRFEIDNYSEKPSIQIQSKTFVAGGCEWYLNAFPKGGYLAVHDHFSLFLQVANRTMLPTGWKRKVSFYFTLLNQSDKELFRSNIVRCQVLDVKGPSWGFEKLCPLSKLQENGVLEKDRLIIEVYINLIEAVDGESGDVSGKEETMDINGFKVLASQVTLVRKIFAEHPDIALGLKSKNQVLKTAYMNVLIGLINTLNKPSHNHSETELTKAGSELSELEEVGFKLDWLKSKLEEVSLERKKEDVYGNKVIQLEERVKNLEQMENKMKRKIVECFLERKKAKDDGSRVQTLEERVNYLEAVDSSSRLDCLTLKSKSGGVSSEKMKKVDDADASRVQQLEENLKNLEEIVSDLKVKLDEGKEKTSCDGFLLVGDDEVA; this is encoded by the exons ATGTGGAATCAAAAGCCGAGCTTCAGGTTTGAGATAGATAACTACTCGGAAAAGCCGAGCATACAAATACAATCTAAGACATTCGTGGCTGGCGGATGCGAATG GTATCTTAACGCTTTTCCCAAGGGAGGTTATCTTGCTGTTCATGATCACTTTTCTTTGTTCCTGCAAGTTGCAAATCGAACCATGCTACCAACTGGGTGGAAAAGGAAAGTTAGTTTTTACTTCACTCTGTTGAATCAATCCGACAAAGAGCTCTTCAGATCTAACA TTGTACGATGCCAAGTGCTTGATGTTAAGGGTCCATCCTGGGGCTTCGAAAAGCTATGTCCTCTTAGCAAGCTTCAAGAGAACGGTGTCTTGGAGAAAGACAGACTAATCATTGAGGTCTACATTAATTTGATTGAAGCTGTTGACGGAGAAAGCGGAGATGTATCAGGGAAGGAGGAGACTATGGATATCAACGGTTTTAAGGTTCTTGCTTCTCAGGTCACTCTAGTGAGGAAGATATTCGCAGAGCACCCGGACATTGCACTAGGTTTGAAATCAAAGAACCAAGTGCTGAAGACAGCATACATGAATGTCCTCATTGGTCTCATCAATACACTAAACAAGCCTTCACACAACCACTCAGAGACTGAGCTAACCAAGGCTGGCAGCGAGTTGAGTGAGCTGGAAGAAGTGGGTTTCAAGCTTGACTGGCTCAAGTCAAAGCTTGAGGAGGTTAGCTTGGAGAGGAAGAAAGAAGATGTCTATGGTAATAAGGTCATACAGCTTGAGGAACGTGTGAAGAATCTTGAGCAGATGGAAAACAAGATGAAGAGAAAGATTGTTGAGTGTTTCTTGGAGAGGAAGAAAGCAAAAGATGATGGGTCTCGGGTCCAAACACTCGAGGAACGGGTCAACTACCTTGAGGCGGTGGACTCCAGCTCCAGGCTGGATTGTCTGACTCTGAAGTCGAAATCTGGGGGTGTTTCCtctgagaagatgaagaaggtaGATGATGCTGATGCGTCTAGGGTCCAACAACTGGAGGAAAACCTCAAGAATCTTGAGGAGATTGTGTCTGATCTCAAAGTGAAACTGGACGAGGGCAAGGAAAAAACCTCTTGTGATGGATTTTTGCTGGTGGGCGACGACGAGGTAGCTTGA